The proteins below come from a single Magnolia sinica isolate HGM2019 unplaced genomic scaffold, MsV1 ctg301, whole genome shotgun sequence genomic window:
- the LOC131236216 gene encoding uncharacterized protein LOC131236216: MYRDIRRQYWWENMKRDIAEYVLKYLTCQQVKAEHHKPLGLLQPLPLIEWKWDCISMDFISGLSKTHGNHDSIWKYELDASHIINWEEIELNDDASYMEAPVRIQDHKEQILHTKNISLVKVLWSRRGVEEATWERQADIEEKYPHLFDNPTQVQF; the protein is encoded by the exons ATGTATCGGGACATTAGGCGTCAATACTGGTGGGAAAATATGAAGCGGGATATTGCAGAATATGTTTTAAAATATCTCACCTGCCAGCAAGTGAAGGCAGAACACCATAAGCCACTAGGTCTTTTGCAACCATTGCCCCTCatcgaatggaagtgggactgtATCAGCATGGACTTCATCTCGGGACTTTCAAAGACACATGGGAaccatgactccatttgg aaatatgaacTGGACGCATCTCATATCATCAACTGGGAAGAGATAGAGTTGAACGATGATGCCAGCTACATGGAGGCTCCTGTTCGCATTCAAGATCACAAAGAGCAAATCCTGCACACCAAGAACATTTCATTAGTGAAGGTCCTTTGGTCACGTCGCGGGGTAGAGGAGGCAACGTGGGAGCGCCAAGCTGACATAGAAGAAAAGTATCCACACCTTTTCGACAACCCCACTCAGGTACAATTTTGA